One Setaria viridis chromosome 3, Setaria_viridis_v4.0, whole genome shotgun sequence DNA window includes the following coding sequences:
- the LOC117848957 gene encoding uncharacterized protein isoform X1, producing the protein MFWRMTGLSAASPVDTILDKENFTLEELLDEDEIIQECKALNTRLINFLRDKAQVEQLLRYIMEEVPEDSEKKRSFKFPFIACEIFTCEIDIILRTLVEDVELMDLLFSFVKPDHPHSTLLAGYFSKVVICLMLRKTAPLMNYVQEHPDIVVQLVDLIGITSIMEVLMRLIGADETIYSNFADTLQWLENTDVLEMIVDKFSSSDSPEVHANAAEILSAVTRCAPPALAAKICSPSFVGRLFRHALEESRPKSVLVHSLSVCISLLDPKRLASASYQAFRSNLSHGTLVTASPETVDGMLESLGDLLKLLDITSSENVLPTTYGCLRPPLGKHRLKIVEFISVLLTIGSEIAEKELISQSAIKHCIDLFFQYPYNNFLHHHVENIIVSCLEVKRNQLIDHVLNDCDLVGKVLAAEKKSSLSVDSNGPTLPSEGKEPPRIGNIGHITRIANKLIQLGNSSSVIQNHLQENSEWAEWQTGVLVKHNEVENVYHWACGRPTSLHDRGRDSDDDDFRDRDYDVAALANNLSQAFRYGIYSNDDIEEAQGSHERDDEDVYFDDESAEVVISSLRLGDDQDSSSLFTNSNWFTFDGDRGINDRLAASVPSPSPNSEETTLSMEETDEVLIGEAPGTESQLESVSLENGPVEETKELAEDAERNDEKLLCTEEENVSQEAEASERPMDVQDGQTDTQVGGAAEASSTEGAVDEPCSSSEPGNALPGALPQSADTENQSADPSGCSEIAHESGSPAEVDDGKTVEVATTNE; encoded by the exons atGTTCTGGCGCATGACCGGCCTCTCCGCGGCCTCGCCC GTGGATACAATTCTAGACAAGGAGAACTTTACATTGGAGGAGCTTCTTGACGAGGATGAGATTATTCAAGAGTGCAAAGCACTGAATACTCGACTCATAAATTT CTTGCGAGATAAAGCCCAAGTGGAGCAGTTACTTCGTTACATCATGGAAGAAGTTCCGGAGGATTCAGAGAAGAAACGATCTTTCAA GTTTCCATTTATTGCTTGTGAGATTTTTACTTGTGAAATTGACATTATCTTGAGAACCTtggtagaggatgttgag TTAATGGATTTACTTTTCTCATTTGTAAAACCTGACCATCCACATAGCACTTTGCTAGCTGGTTACTTCAGTAAG GTGGTGATATGTTTGATGCTACGGAAGACTGCTCCTCTTATGAATTATGTTCAG GAGCATCCAGACATTGTTGTCCAGCTTGTTGACCTCATTGGTATCACTTCAATAATGGAG GTGTTGATGAGATTGATTGGTGCTGATGAAACCATATACTCGAATTTTGCGGATACATTGCAATGGTTAGAGAATACAGATGTCCTGGAAATGATTGTGGATAAATTTAGCTCATCT GACTCCCCTGAAGTACACGCGAATGCTGCAGAAATCCTTTCTGCAGTAACTCGATGTGCCCCTCCTGCTCTTGCTGCAAAAATATGCAGCCCAAG TTTTGTTGGTAGGTTGTTTCGTCACGCTCTTGAAGAATCAAGACCAAAATCTGTTCTGGTTCATTCACTGTCAGTGTGTATATCTTTGTTGGACCCAAAAAGACTAGCATCAGCCTCATACCAAGCATTTAGAAGTAACTTAAGTCACGGGACGCTGGTCACCGCTAGTCCAGAGACAGTTGATGGTATGCTGGAGAGTTTAG GTGATTTGCTGAAGCTATTGGACATTACTTCTTCTGAAAATGTTTTGCCTACTACGTATGGATGTTTGCGTCCGCCTCTTGGGAAACACCGTTTGAAG ATTGTGGAGTTCATCTCTGTTTTGCTAACAATTGGTAGTGAAATTGCTGAGAAGGAGCTAATAAGCCAATCAGCAATAAAGCATTGCATTGATTTGTTCTTTCA GTACCCTTATAATAACTTTTTGCATCATCATGTCGAGAACATTATTGTTTCTTGCCTCGAGGTTAAAAGAAATCAACTAATTGACCATGTCCTTAATGACTGTGACCTTGTCGGTAAAGTCCTTGCcgcagaaaaaaaatcatctctgtcagtgGACTCTAATGGG CCAACATTACCGTCAGAAGGGAAAGAACCCCCGAGAATTGGGAATATTGGCCACATAACTCGTATAGCAAATAAGCTCATTCAGTTGGGAAATAGTAGCAGTGTGATCCAGAATCACTTGCAG GAGAACAGCGAGTGGGCTGAATGGCAGACAGGTGTCCTGGTCAAACACAATGAGGTGGAGAACGTTTACCATTGGGCATGTGG CCGTCCAACTTCTCTACACGATCGTGGGAGGGATAGTGATGACGACGACTTCCGAGACAGAGACTATGATGTGGCAGCACTTGCAAATAATCTTAGTCAGGCATTTCGATATGGGATATATAGCAACGATGACATTGAAGAG GCACAAGGATCCCATGAACGAGATGATGAG GATGTCTACTTTGATGATGAATCAGCTGAAGTGGTAATATCTTCGTTGCGGTTGGGGGATGATCAGGACAG CAGCTCCCTCTTCACGAATTCAAACTGGTTTACGTTTGATGGTGATAGAGGAATCAATGACCGCTTAGCTGCCTCTGTTCCTTCACCATCCCCGAATTCTGAAGAGACTACCCTTAGTATGGAGGAAACTGATGAAGTGCTAATTGGTGAAGCCCCTGGCACTGAGTCACAGCTGGAAAGCGTGTCTCTTGAAAATGGCCCTGTTGAGGAGACCAAGGAACTAGCAGAAGATGCTGAGCGCAATGATGAGAAACTGTTGTGCACAGAAGAGGAAAATGTATCCCAGGAAGCTGAAGCCTCTGAGCGGCCTATGGATGTTCAAGATGGCCAGACTGACACACAAGTTGGAGGTGCAGCTGAAGCCTCAAGTACAGAGGGAGCAGTGGATGAACCTTGCAGCTCTTCTGAGCCTGGCAATGCCTTGCCTGGAGCCTTGCCTCAATCTGCTGATACTGAAAATCAGTCTGCTGACCCATCAGGGTGTAGTGAGATTGCCCATGAATCAGGCTCACCCGCAGAGGTTGATGATGGAAAAACGGTTGAGGTTGCCACAACAAATGAATGA
- the LOC117848956 gene encoding DNA damage-binding protein 1 — protein MSVWNYVVTAHKPTSVSHSCVGNFTSPNQLNLIIAKCTRIEIHLLTPQGLQPMLDVPIYGRIATIELFRPHNETQDFLFIATERYKFCVLQWDTEKSELLTRAMGDVSDRIGRPTDNGQIGIIDPDCRLIGLHLYDGLFKVIPFDNKGQLKEAFNIRLEELQVLDIKFLHGCVKPTIVVLYQDNKDARHVKTYEVALKDKDFVEGPWSQNNLDNGAGLLIPVPAPLGGVIIIGEETIVYCNANATFKAIPIKQSIIRAYGRVDPDGSRYLLGDNTGTLHLLVLTHERERVTGLKVEYLGETSIASSISYLDNGVVYVGSRFGDSQLVKLNLQADASGSFVEVLERYVNLGPIVDFCVVDLDRQGQGQVVTCSGAFKDGSLRVVRNGIGINEQASVELQGIKGLWSLKSSFNDPYDMYLVVSFISETRFLAMNMEDELEETEIEGFDAQTQTLFCQNVINDLLIQVTANSVRLVSCTSQELVDQWNAPAGFSVNVASANASQVLLATGGGHLVYLEIRDSKLVEVKHAQLEHEISCLDLNPIGENPQYSSLAAVGMWTDISVRIFSLPDLELIRKENLGGEIVPRSVLLCTLEGVSYLLCALGDGNLFSFLLNASTGELTDRKKVSLGTQPISLRTFSSKGTTHVFASSDRPTVIYSSNKKLLYSNVNLKEVNHMCPFNTAAFPDSLAIAKEGELSIGTIDDIQKLHIRTIPLNEQARRICHQEQSRTLAFCSFKYNQTSMEESETHYIRLLDHQTFEFLSTYPLDQYECGCSIISCSFADDNNVYYCVGTAYVLPEENEPTKGRILVFAVEDGRLQLIVEKETKGAVYSLNAFNGKLLAAINQKIQLYKWMLREDGSHELQSECGHHGHILALYTQTRGDFIVVGDLMKSISLLVYKHEESAIEERARDYNANWMTAVEMLDDEAYIGAENSYNLFTVRKNSDAATDDERARLEVVGEYHLGEFVNRFRHGSLVMRLPDSEIGQIPTVIFGTINGVIGIIASLPHDQYVFLEKLQSTLVKFIKGVGNLSHEQWRSFHNDKKTAEARNFLDGDLIESFLDLSRGKMEEVSKAMGVPVEELSKRVEELTRLH, from the exons atgagCGTGTGGAACTACGTGGTCACGGCGCACAAGCCGACCAGCGTCAGCCACTCCTGCGTCGGCAACTTCACCAGCCCCAACCAGCTCAACCTCATCATCGC GAAATGTACCCGCATCGAGATCCATTTGCTTACTCCTCAGGGCCTTCAG CCTATGCTTGATGTACCTATATACGGAAGGATCGCAACAATTGAGCTCTTCCGGCCTCAT AATGAGACTCAGGATTTTCTTTTCATTGCTACGGAGAGGTACAAATTCTGTGTTCTGCAATGGGACACAGAAAAATCAGAGCTCCTCACCAG AGCAATGGGTGATGTTTCTGATCGCATTGGCCGTCCTACTGACAATGGACAG ATTGGAATTATCGACCCTGACTGTAGACTTATTGGTCTTCACCTCTATGACGGCTTATTTAAG GTTATACCATTTGACAACAAAGGACAGCTGAAGGAAGCTTTCAATATCAG ACTCGAAGAACTTCAAGTACTGGACATCAAGTTTCTGCATGGTTGTGTTAAACCTACTATTGTTGTCCTCTACCAG GATAATAAAGACGCGAGGCATGTGAAGACATATGAAGTTGCACTGAAGGACAAAGATTTTGTTGAGGGTCCTTGGTCCCAGAATAACTTAGACAATGGTGCCGGTTTGTTAATACCTGTACCAGCTCCACTTGGTGGCGTCATAATTATTGGCGAGGAGACAATAGTTTACTGCAATGCCAATGCTACATTTAAAGCTATACCAATAAAACAA TCCATCATAAGAGCTTATGGACGGGTTGACCCAGATGGTTCTCGATATTTGCTCGGCGATAATACAGGAACTCTGCATTTACTTGTCCTTACCCATGAACGAGAAAG GGTTACTGGTTTGAAAGTAGAGTACTTGGGAGAGACTTCAATTGCATCATCAATTTCATATCTTGATAATGGTGTTGTTTATGTTGGTTCACGATTTGGCGATTCACAG CTGGTAAAGCTGAACCTCCAAGCTGATGCAAGTGGTTCATTTGTTGAAGTTCTGGAACGTTATGTGAATCTTGGACCTATTGTGGACTTCTGCGTGGTTGACCTTGATAGGCAGGGTCAGGGTCAGGTGGTTACTTGTTCTGGGGCATTTAAAGATGGTTCCCTTCGTGTGGTTCGCAATGGTATAGGGATTAATGAGCAG GCTTCAGTAGAGCTCCAAGGTATCAAGGGATTATGGTCATTGAAATCTTCTTTCAATGATCCTTACGACATGTACCTAGTTGTGAGCTTTATAAGTGAGACACGGTTCTTGGCGATGAACATGGAAGATGAACTAGAAGAAACTGAGATAGAGGGGTTTGATGCACAAACCCAGACCCTGTTTTGTCAAAATGTGATCAATGATCTTCTTATACAG GTTACTGCTAATTCTGTTCGGTTAGTCAGTTGTACCTCTCAGGAGCTAGTGGATCAATGGAATGCACCAGCAGGATTTTCAGTCAATGTTGCCTCAGCTAATGCCAGTCAG GTTCTGTTGGCAACAGGTGGTGGCCATCTTGTTTACCTAGAAATTAGGGATTCTAAGCTTGTTGAAGTGAAACATGCACAGCTAGAACATGAGATTTCTTGTCTTGATTTGAACCCAATTGGGGAGAATCCACAGTATAGTTCCCTAGCTGCCGTTGGGATGTGGACAGATATAAGTGTTAGAATATTTTCACTTCCAGATCTTGAATTAATAAGGAAGGAGAATTTGGGTGGAGAAATTGTTCCTCGGTCTGTTCTGCTGTGCACCTTGGAGGGG gtttCGTATTTACTTTGTGCTCTTGGAGATGGTAACCTGTTCAGTTTTCTGCTGAATGCAAGTACTGGTGAACTGACTGATAGAAAGAAGGTTTCCCTCGGGACCCAACCAATCAGCCTTCGTACATTCTCATCAAAGGGTACCACCCACGTGTTTGCTTCATCAGATAGGCCAACAGTCATCTATAGCAGCAATAAGAAGCTTCTCTATAGCAATGTCAATTTGAAAGAAGTTAATCATATGTGCCCTTTCAATACAGCCGCTTTTCCAGACAG CCTTGCAATTGCTAAAGAAGGTGAACTCTCCATTGGAACGATTGATGATATCCAAAAGCTTCATATCCGCACAATCCCCCTTAATGAACAAGCACGTCGCATTTGCCACCAGGAGCAATCAAGGACACTAGCATTTTGCAGTTTCAAGTACAACCAGACTAGTATGGAGGAAAGTGAGACTCATTATATTCGTCTGTTAGATCATCAGACTTTTGAGTTCCTGTCTACATATCCTCTAGATCAATACGAATGTGGCTGCTCAATCATTAGCTGCTCATTTGCGGATGATAATAATGTTTATTACTGTGTGGGAACTGCATATGTTTTACCCGAGGAAAATGAACCAACAAAG GGGCGAATCCTTGTATTTGCTGTTGAAGATGGAAGGTTGCAATTAATCGTAGAGAAAGAAACTAAAGGTGCAGTTTATTCGCTGAATGCATTCAATGGGAAATTGTTGGCTGCTATCAACCAGAAGATTCAATTATATAAGTGGATGCTTCGTGAGGATGGTTCACATGAGCTGCAATCTGAGTGTGGGCACCATGGGCACATACTGGCCTTGTATACTCAAACCCGTGGGGACTTCATTGTGGTTGGAGATCTGATGAAATCGATATCCCTGCTGGTCTACAAG CACGAGGAAAGTGCGATCGAAGAGCGTGCTAGGGATTATAACGCCAACTGGATGACTGCAGTTGAGATGCTTGATGATGAAGCCTATATCGGGGCAGAAAATAGTTATAACCTATTCACTGTGCGCAAGAACAGTGATGCCGCCACAGATGATGAACGGGCCAGGCTGGAGGTTGTCGGGGAGTACCATCTTGGAGAGTTTGTGAATAGGTTCCGCCATGGTTCACTCGTGATGCGCCTTCCGGACTCAGAGATAGGGCAGATTCCCACGGTCATCTTTGGCACAATAAATGGGGTAATTGGCATCATCGCCTCCCTCCCACATGACCAATACGTGTTTCTGGAGAAACTCCAGTCCACTCTTGTGAAATTCATAAAGGGTGTCGGAAACCTGAGTCATGAGCAATGGCGTTCGTTCCATAATGATAAGAAGACGGCGGAAGCTCGGAACTTCCTTGATGGTGACCTGATCGAGTCATTCCTTGACCTTAGCAGGGGCAAGATGGAGGAGGTGTCTAAGGCTATGGGTGTTCCTGTGGAGGAGCTGTCCAAGAGGGTGGAAGAGTTGACGAGGCTTCACTAG
- the LOC117848957 gene encoding uncharacterized protein isoform X2 — MFWRMTGLSAASPVDTILDKENFTLEELLDEDEIIQECKALNTRLINFLRDKAQVEQLLRYIMEEVPEDSEKKRSFKFPFIACEIFTCEIDIILRTLVEDVELMDLLFSFVKPDHPHSTLLAGYFSKVVICLMLRKTAPLMNYVQEHPDIVVQLVDLIGITSIMEVLMRLIGADETIYSNFADTLQWLENTDVLEMIVDKFSSSDSPEVHANAAEILSAVTRCAPPALAAKICSPSFVGRLFRHALEESRPKSVLVHSLSVCISLLDPKRLASASYQAFRSNLSHGTLVTASPETVDGMLESLGDLLKLLDITSSENVLPTTYGCLRPPLGKHRLKIVEFISVLLTIGSEIAEKELISQSAIKHCIDLFFQYPYNNFLHHHVENIIVSCLEVKRNQLIDHVLNDCDLVGKVLAAEKKSSLSVDSNGPTLPSEGKEPPRIGNIGHITRIANKLIQLGNSSSVIQNHLQENSEWAEWQTGVLVKHNEVENVYHWACGRPTSLHDRGRDSDDDDFRDRDYDVAALANNLSQAFRYGIYSNDDIEEAQGSHERDDEDVYFDDESAEVVISSLRLGDDQDSSLFTNSNWFTFDGDRGINDRLAASVPSPSPNSEETTLSMEETDEVLIGEAPGTESQLESVSLENGPVEETKELAEDAERNDEKLLCTEEENVSQEAEASERPMDVQDGQTDTQVGGAAEASSTEGAVDEPCSSSEPGNALPGALPQSADTENQSADPSGCSEIAHESGSPAEVDDGKTVEVATTNE, encoded by the exons atGTTCTGGCGCATGACCGGCCTCTCCGCGGCCTCGCCC GTGGATACAATTCTAGACAAGGAGAACTTTACATTGGAGGAGCTTCTTGACGAGGATGAGATTATTCAAGAGTGCAAAGCACTGAATACTCGACTCATAAATTT CTTGCGAGATAAAGCCCAAGTGGAGCAGTTACTTCGTTACATCATGGAAGAAGTTCCGGAGGATTCAGAGAAGAAACGATCTTTCAA GTTTCCATTTATTGCTTGTGAGATTTTTACTTGTGAAATTGACATTATCTTGAGAACCTtggtagaggatgttgag TTAATGGATTTACTTTTCTCATTTGTAAAACCTGACCATCCACATAGCACTTTGCTAGCTGGTTACTTCAGTAAG GTGGTGATATGTTTGATGCTACGGAAGACTGCTCCTCTTATGAATTATGTTCAG GAGCATCCAGACATTGTTGTCCAGCTTGTTGACCTCATTGGTATCACTTCAATAATGGAG GTGTTGATGAGATTGATTGGTGCTGATGAAACCATATACTCGAATTTTGCGGATACATTGCAATGGTTAGAGAATACAGATGTCCTGGAAATGATTGTGGATAAATTTAGCTCATCT GACTCCCCTGAAGTACACGCGAATGCTGCAGAAATCCTTTCTGCAGTAACTCGATGTGCCCCTCCTGCTCTTGCTGCAAAAATATGCAGCCCAAG TTTTGTTGGTAGGTTGTTTCGTCACGCTCTTGAAGAATCAAGACCAAAATCTGTTCTGGTTCATTCACTGTCAGTGTGTATATCTTTGTTGGACCCAAAAAGACTAGCATCAGCCTCATACCAAGCATTTAGAAGTAACTTAAGTCACGGGACGCTGGTCACCGCTAGTCCAGAGACAGTTGATGGTATGCTGGAGAGTTTAG GTGATTTGCTGAAGCTATTGGACATTACTTCTTCTGAAAATGTTTTGCCTACTACGTATGGATGTTTGCGTCCGCCTCTTGGGAAACACCGTTTGAAG ATTGTGGAGTTCATCTCTGTTTTGCTAACAATTGGTAGTGAAATTGCTGAGAAGGAGCTAATAAGCCAATCAGCAATAAAGCATTGCATTGATTTGTTCTTTCA GTACCCTTATAATAACTTTTTGCATCATCATGTCGAGAACATTATTGTTTCTTGCCTCGAGGTTAAAAGAAATCAACTAATTGACCATGTCCTTAATGACTGTGACCTTGTCGGTAAAGTCCTTGCcgcagaaaaaaaatcatctctgtcagtgGACTCTAATGGG CCAACATTACCGTCAGAAGGGAAAGAACCCCCGAGAATTGGGAATATTGGCCACATAACTCGTATAGCAAATAAGCTCATTCAGTTGGGAAATAGTAGCAGTGTGATCCAGAATCACTTGCAG GAGAACAGCGAGTGGGCTGAATGGCAGACAGGTGTCCTGGTCAAACACAATGAGGTGGAGAACGTTTACCATTGGGCATGTGG CCGTCCAACTTCTCTACACGATCGTGGGAGGGATAGTGATGACGACGACTTCCGAGACAGAGACTATGATGTGGCAGCACTTGCAAATAATCTTAGTCAGGCATTTCGATATGGGATATATAGCAACGATGACATTGAAGAG GCACAAGGATCCCATGAACGAGATGATGAG GATGTCTACTTTGATGATGAATCAGCTGAAGTGGTAATATCTTCGTTGCGGTTGGGGGATGATCAGGACAG CTCCCTCTTCACGAATTCAAACTGGTTTACGTTTGATGGTGATAGAGGAATCAATGACCGCTTAGCTGCCTCTGTTCCTTCACCATCCCCGAATTCTGAAGAGACTACCCTTAGTATGGAGGAAACTGATGAAGTGCTAATTGGTGAAGCCCCTGGCACTGAGTCACAGCTGGAAAGCGTGTCTCTTGAAAATGGCCCTGTTGAGGAGACCAAGGAACTAGCAGAAGATGCTGAGCGCAATGATGAGAAACTGTTGTGCACAGAAGAGGAAAATGTATCCCAGGAAGCTGAAGCCTCTGAGCGGCCTATGGATGTTCAAGATGGCCAGACTGACACACAAGTTGGAGGTGCAGCTGAAGCCTCAAGTACAGAGGGAGCAGTGGATGAACCTTGCAGCTCTTCTGAGCCTGGCAATGCCTTGCCTGGAGCCTTGCCTCAATCTGCTGATACTGAAAATCAGTCTGCTGACCCATCAGGGTGTAGTGAGATTGCCCATGAATCAGGCTCACCCGCAGAGGTTGATGATGGAAAAACGGTTGAGGTTGCCACAACAAATGAATGA